The following proteins are encoded in a genomic region of Gammaproteobacteria bacterium:
- a CDS encoding inositol monophosphatase: MHHPYINIAIEAAIAAGKGVIRHFDRIEQIEREEKSKNDFVTEADLYAEQIIIKTIKTAYPNHGILAEESGQQNPYSDYQWIIDPIDGTYNFLHGIPHFCISIAIAIKGKVEHGLIFDPLRQEMFTATRGRGAYLNNKRIRVSTQRQLSDALIGTNLPRGDNPQVYQEYLNVFGACLPVCARMRGTGSAALDLAYVASGRFDGYWAHGLRAWDIAAGSLLILEAGGLAGDFSGGERHMESGNIVAATPKILKGLLQTLAPALPESWK, from the coding sequence ATGCATCATCCCTACATCAATATCGCTATCGAAGCTGCTATTGCGGCCGGAAAGGGAGTGATACGACATTTTGATCGCATCGAGCAAATCGAGAGAGAAGAAAAGTCAAAAAATGACTTTGTCACTGAAGCAGATCTTTATGCTGAACAAATTATTATCAAAACTATCAAGACAGCTTACCCCAATCACGGCATTTTGGCAGAAGAGTCTGGGCAACAGAACCCTTACAGCGATTATCAATGGATTATTGACCCCATTGATGGCACTTACAATTTTCTTCATGGCATACCGCATTTTTGTATCTCGATTGCTATTGCTATTAAAGGCAAAGTAGAGCATGGTTTGATTTTTGACCCACTTCGCCAAGAAATGTTTACCGCTACCCGTGGACGCGGCGCATATTTAAATAACAAACGAATTCGAGTGTCTACCCAACGCCAATTAAGCGATGCTTTAATCGGCACTAACCTCCCTCGCGGTGATAACCCTCAGGTTTATCAAGAATATTTAAACGTATTTGGAGCTTGTTTGCCGGTTTGCGCTAGAATGCGCGGCACAGGATCTGCAGCGCTTGACCTTGCTTATGTGGCCAGCGGACGCTTTGATGGTTATTGGGCGCATGGCTTGCGCGCGTGGGATATTGCAGCAGGCTCTCTGCTTATTCTCGAAGCAGGTGGATTAGCAGGCGATTTTTCTGGAGGCGAAAGGCATATGGAAAGCGGCAACATCGTCGCTGCTACGCCTAAAATTCTTAAAGGATTATTGCAAACGCTTGCACCGGCGTTGCCTGAAAGTTGGAAATAA
- the secF gene encoding protein translocase subunit SecF, translating into MEFFKQGTKIDFMKQRKAAYVFSLILFIASITSLCVNHLKLGLDFTGGVQVELHYANSVNLTDVRSQLAQAGLTEASVIRYGSSRDAQVTLSLEHFDAKQTSQASFLEQQVNARFAKILPDATITRVDYVGPQVGKQLAQQGVLAVIISLIGTMIYIALRFEIRFAVSSAIALVHDPVLILGIFSFFHIDFDLIGLAAVLTVIGYSLNDTVVIFDRVRENFRKLKKAIPDEVMNLSINQTLSRTIMTSGLTLTVVVVLFFFGGAMLKGFSLALIIGIVIGTYSSIYVAGALAIAMGLEKKHLMAAPKVIAESHP; encoded by the coding sequence ATGGAATTTTTTAAACAAGGCACAAAAATTGATTTCATGAAACAACGAAAAGCCGCCTATGTTTTTTCGTTGATTTTATTTATCGCTTCAATTACATCACTCTGTGTCAATCATCTAAAGCTTGGCTTAGATTTTACTGGTGGTGTGCAGGTTGAATTGCATTATGCGAATTCAGTCAATCTCACCGATGTGCGCAGTCAGCTGGCGCAAGCAGGTTTAACCGAAGCGAGTGTGATACGTTATGGCTCTTCGCGCGATGCGCAAGTGACATTATCACTGGAGCATTTTGATGCCAAGCAAACGAGCCAAGCGAGTTTTCTTGAGCAGCAAGTGAATGCGCGCTTTGCGAAGATATTGCCTGATGCAACGATTACGCGTGTTGATTATGTGGGGCCGCAAGTCGGTAAGCAGTTAGCGCAACAGGGCGTTCTTGCCGTAATTATATCGCTTATTGGCACAATGATTTATATCGCGTTGCGTTTTGAAATACGTTTCGCGGTGAGTTCAGCGATTGCATTAGTGCATGATCCAGTATTGATTTTAGGAATCTTTTCTTTCTTCCATATCGATTTTGACTTGATTGGTCTTGCGGCTGTATTAACTGTCATTGGTTATTCATTGAATGATACTGTGGTTATTTTTGATCGAGTACGTGAAAATTTTCGTAAGTTGAAAAAAGCTATTCCTGATGAAGTGATGAATCTTTCGATTAATCAAACTCTATCTCGAACTATTATGACCTCTGGGTTAACGTTAACCGTGGTTGTGGTGTTGTTTTTCTTCGGTGGCGCAATGCTCAAAGGATTTTCATTGGCGCTCATTATTGGAATTGTGATTGGTACGTATTCTTCTATTTATGTTGCAGGTGCATTAGCGATTGCAATGGGCTTAGAGAAAAAGCATCTAATGGCAGCGCCAAAAGTGATTGCTGAGTCGCATCCTTAA
- the secD gene encoding protein translocase subunit SecD, protein MLNRYPLWKYILIVALLVFGIIFALPNLYSDLPALQISLAQQGVAVDEVLKNKVTAALQQADLVPVSETFTPGGSLILTFSSTDQQAAAQEAAKAALGEDSPYIVALYLMPTTPAWLTELGAKPMRLGLDLRGGVHLLLAVDIDAVFERLAGSDVKNIALSLRGERIHYSGLSPIRIDGSQGVLLQFRGADDRTQAYKYVTKNYLNYQWTVRDEEHRFVLQGVMGQAQYQEIRQNTLDQSMTILRNRVNELGISEAVVTQQGADQIAIDLPGIQDPAQAQNILGKTATLEFHLVDTDNNAQQAAVTGVIPTDHSLAFNDQHQPFLLKNDILLEGAAITNATANYGDQGAEVNIRLSGNATISRFNQVTAENVGRLLATLYVETRPIEHKVDGKIVTTYKTEKRIINAATINSALGSSFRITGMTDIQAASDLALLLRAGALPVPIHIIQERTIGPSLGQQNIDKGLLSVEIGFGAVVLFMALYYRVFGLIANVALGMNLLLIVAIMSLLGSVLTLPGIAGMVLTVGMAVDANVLIFERIREELRLGTSPQAAIFTGYERALVTIVDANVTTLIVAIVLFSLGSGAVKGFAITLTIGLITSMITAILGTRALVNGFYGWRAVKQLPLGIKVKISRKAVVHHEPANS, encoded by the coding sequence ATGCTCAATCGTTATCCGCTGTGGAAATATATTCTTATAGTTGCGCTTTTAGTTTTTGGTATCATCTTTGCGTTGCCCAATCTTTACTCAGACTTGCCTGCGCTACAAATTTCATTAGCGCAACAAGGCGTTGCTGTCGATGAAGTATTAAAAAACAAAGTCACTGCAGCGTTACAACAAGCAGATCTCGTTCCTGTATCCGAAACATTCACTCCAGGTGGCAGTTTGATATTGACGTTTTCGAGTACGGATCAACAGGCAGCAGCGCAAGAAGCGGCAAAAGCAGCGTTAGGCGAAGACTCCCCTTATATTGTAGCTCTGTATTTGATGCCAACGACTCCAGCGTGGTTAACGGAACTTGGCGCTAAGCCTATGCGCTTAGGCCTAGATTTAAGAGGTGGAGTGCATCTTCTATTGGCGGTTGATATTGATGCTGTTTTTGAGCGATTGGCTGGCTCAGATGTAAAAAATATCGCATTAAGTTTGCGCGGGGAGCGAATTCATTATTCAGGATTATCACCTATTCGTATAGACGGCTCTCAAGGCGTATTGTTGCAATTTCGTGGAGCTGACGATCGTACGCAAGCATACAAATATGTGACTAAAAATTATCTCAATTATCAATGGACTGTGCGCGATGAAGAGCATCGTTTCGTTTTGCAGGGCGTGATGGGGCAAGCACAATACCAAGAAATTCGCCAGAACACACTCGATCAATCGATGACGATTTTGCGTAATCGTGTCAATGAATTAGGTATTTCAGAAGCGGTTGTCACTCAACAAGGTGCTGATCAAATTGCGATTGATTTGCCAGGCATACAAGACCCTGCTCAAGCGCAGAATATTCTGGGAAAAACAGCGACTTTAGAGTTTCATTTAGTCGATACTGACAATAATGCACAGCAAGCCGCTGTGACTGGAGTCATTCCTACCGATCACAGTTTGGCGTTTAATGATCAGCACCAACCTTTTTTGCTAAAGAACGATATTCTTTTAGAAGGGGCGGCTATTACAAATGCGACAGCCAATTATGGTGACCAAGGCGCAGAAGTTAATATTCGGCTTTCAGGAAATGCTACGATTTCTCGCTTCAATCAGGTGACAGCTGAAAATGTTGGAAGATTATTAGCAACTTTATACGTGGAAACACGCCCGATAGAACATAAAGTTGACGGAAAAATAGTGACTACTTATAAGACAGAAAAACGTATTATCAATGCGGCGACGATTAATTCAGCATTAGGGAGTAGTTTCAGAATTACAGGAATGACTGATATTCAAGCAGCGAGTGATTTGGCCTTGTTGTTGCGCGCGGGTGCCTTGCCTGTTCCCATTCACATTATTCAGGAGCGTACGATAGGACCTAGCTTGGGCCAACAAAATATTGATAAAGGATTGCTGTCCGTTGAAATTGGTTTTGGTGCAGTAGTGTTATTTATGGCGCTCTATTATCGCGTGTTTGGTTTGATTGCCAATGTCGCATTGGGAATGAATTTACTGCTTATTGTTGCCATTATGTCTCTTCTAGGCTCAGTGTTGACATTGCCAGGTATTGCAGGGATGGTGTTGACGGTGGGGATGGCAGTTGATGCGAATGTGCTTATTTTTGAGCGTATTCGCGAAGAATTGCGTTTAGGCACAAGCCCTCAAGCCGCGATTTTTACCGGTTATGAACGCGCGTTAGTGACTATTGTAGATGCAAACGTGACGACGTTAATTGTTGCAATTGTGTTGTTTAGTTTAGGTAGTGGTGCCGTTAAAGGATTTGCAATTACATTGACGATAGGATTAATTACGTCAATGATTACGGCCATTTTAGGAACGCGTGCATTAGTGAATGGTTTTTATGGCTGGCGCGCAGTGAAGCAGCTTCCTCTTGGGATTAAAGTGAAAATTAGTAGAAAAGCAGTGGTTCATCATGAGCCTGCCAATTCTTAA
- a CDS encoding type II toxin-antitoxin system RelE/ParE family toxin: MIVKMTAIYKKWITKLGDFAAKGIITDHIGRFLNDSVGDVAFISRGIIELRIHYGAGYRIYISKQQNEVIILLCGGNKSTQERDINMAKKLVKKLECNNEAISI, translated from the coding sequence ATGATTGTAAAAATGACGGCCATTTATAAGAAATGGATTACTAAACTTGGAGATTTTGCAGCAAAGGGGATTATTACAGATCATATTGGTAGGTTTCTTAATGATTCTGTAGGAGATGTCGCATTTATTTCAAGAGGTATTATTGAATTAAGAATTCACTATGGAGCTGGTTATCGAATTTATATTTCAAAACAACAAAATGAAGTTATTATTTTGCTTTGTGGTGGGAATAAGTCTACTCAAGAGCGTGATATTAATATGGCCAAGAAGTTGGTGAAAAAACTGGAGTGTAACAATGAAGCTATATCCATATGA
- a CDS encoding putative addiction module antidote protein — MKLYPYDPAEILTDEDAITAFMNSALETSDAAYIAKALGVVARAKSMHNIAQKTDLSREQLYRSLSEQGNPTLKTLLAVLNALGLDLMVKAHASS; from the coding sequence ATGAAGCTATATCCATATGATCCAGCTGAAATTTTAACAGATGAAGATGCAATAACAGCATTTATGAATAGTGCTCTTGAAACAAGTGATGCCGCATATATTGCAAAAGCACTTGGTGTTGTTGCTCGTGCTAAAAGTATGCATAACATTGCTCAAAAGACCGATCTTTCTCGTGAGCAACTTTATCGCTCTTTGAGTGAACAGGGTAATCCAACACTAAAAACTTTGTTGGCAGTTTTGAACGCTCTAGGTTTGGATCTTATGGTAAAAGCGCACGCAAGTAGTTAA
- the yajC gene encoding preprotein translocase subunit YajC produces the protein MSVRKLSLIALSLLTPAIVFADASAAPAAQGGGFGPIVFLVAILAFMYFLVWRPQQKKAKDHRALVAGVAVDDEVLLSSGIVGKVSAIYEQYIAVNVGEGVNLTFQRNAVAAVLPKGTLGSLKNSK, from the coding sequence ATGTCAGTTCGTAAATTGTCTCTTATTGCACTTTCTTTACTCACCCCTGCTATTGTTTTTGCAGATGCTTCAGCAGCACCAGCAGCGCAAGGTGGTGGTTTTGGACCGATCGTTTTTCTAGTTGCTATTTTAGCGTTTATGTATTTTTTGGTTTGGCGTCCTCAACAAAAAAAAGCTAAAGATCATCGTGCGTTAGTAGCAGGTGTTGCTGTTGATGATGAAGTGTTGCTTAGTTCTGGTATTGTTGGAAAAGTTTCTGCAATCTATGAACAGTACATTGCCGTTAATGTTGGAGAAGGTGTTAATTTGACATTCCAACGTAACGCAGTTGCTGCAGTTTTGCCTAAAGGAACATTGGGTTCTTTGAAAAACTCCAAGTAA
- the lnt gene encoding apolipoprotein N-acyltransferase — MKIKRILLNPACISVFAGMLGVLAFAPFHLYPLMLVSLTAFLWVLQHSNVAQAFRRGFYYGFGFFGAGVSWVYVSLHTFGDTPIALAVLLTAAFTAILALFTACVGWLLNRYYPDNTSLKLWLVFPAIWTLLEWVRSWVFTGFPWLLAGSSQSYWPLSSIVPIAGTYMVSFLIAQIAGGIIYYSYTSTVFRRNTLIYFAGLLLVCTALPFYSWTHAAGAPFQVSLAQGNITPSLKWRPGEAENTFKHYLTLTEGHWDNRLVIWPEAAITIPLPNANDKLNQLKQLSQQHHAGFITGIPYESANITDDYNAAVAVGEAQGMYFKRHLVPFGEYFPAQTASKAVLYWLQIPMSNFKAGANSQNPMVYGGAHIATFICYEIIFPEEVRRSISNTGVILTLSDDAWFGHSIAQAQHLQMAQMRAMETGRYVLSATNNGITAIINPHGKIIKELPPYQSGVLTGEISRYTGETPWLKFGSNIFLAICIFSLAFGKMREKHLPNLGPRRE; from the coding sequence ATGAAAATTAAACGCATCTTATTAAACCCTGCCTGCATCAGCGTATTTGCTGGCATGTTAGGCGTACTAGCTTTTGCGCCGTTTCACCTTTACCCTCTTATGCTCGTTAGCCTGACAGCATTTCTGTGGGTCTTACAACACTCTAACGTGGCTCAAGCATTTCGCCGTGGCTTTTATTATGGCTTTGGATTTTTTGGCGCGGGCGTTTCTTGGGTGTATGTCAGCCTGCATACCTTTGGTGATACGCCTATTGCGCTTGCTGTTTTATTGACAGCGGCATTTACTGCCATTCTTGCATTGTTTACAGCCTGCGTTGGTTGGCTACTGAACCGATATTACCCCGATAATACAAGCTTAAAGTTATGGCTCGTTTTTCCTGCAATATGGACATTGCTAGAGTGGGTAAGAAGCTGGGTATTCACTGGCTTTCCCTGGCTACTTGCTGGCAGCAGTCAATCTTATTGGCCACTCAGTAGTATTGTACCCATTGCAGGAACCTATATGGTAAGTTTTTTAATTGCACAAATTGCAGGAGGCATTATTTATTACAGCTACACGTCTACTGTTTTTCGTCGTAATACGCTGATTTACTTTGCCGGCTTACTACTTGTATGCACAGCGCTGCCTTTTTATTCTTGGACACATGCTGCAGGAGCACCATTTCAAGTTAGTTTAGCTCAAGGCAATATTACGCCTTCATTAAAATGGCGCCCAGGTGAAGCAGAAAACACTTTCAAGCATTATTTAACTTTGACTGAAGGTCACTGGGATAATCGTCTTGTCATCTGGCCAGAAGCGGCCATTACTATTCCACTTCCAAATGCCAACGATAAATTGAACCAATTAAAACAATTAAGCCAACAACATCATGCTGGATTTATTACCGGTATTCCTTACGAAAGCGCTAACATTACTGATGACTATAATGCCGCTGTCGCTGTTGGCGAAGCCCAAGGCATGTACTTCAAGCGACATTTAGTTCCTTTTGGCGAATATTTTCCAGCTCAAACAGCTAGCAAAGCTGTGCTGTATTGGTTGCAAATCCCAATGTCTAATTTTAAAGCCGGCGCTAATTCTCAAAATCCAATGGTGTATGGCGGCGCTCATATAGCTACTTTTATCTGTTATGAAATTATTTTTCCAGAAGAAGTCCGTCGTTCAATCTCTAACACGGGCGTCATTTTAACTCTCAGTGATGACGCTTGGTTTGGGCACTCCATCGCACAAGCACAACACTTGCAGATGGCGCAAATGCGCGCCATGGAAACTGGCCGCTATGTTCTCAGTGCGACCAATAACGGCATTACTGCAATTATTAATCCTCATGGAAAAATAATAAAAGAATTGCCTCCTTATCAAAGCGGGGTTTTAACGGGCGAAATTTCTCGCTATACCGGAGAAACTCCTTGGCTAAAATTCGGTAGCAATATCTTCTTAGCAATCTGTATTTTTAGTTTAGCTTTTGGAAAAATGAGAGAGAAACACTTACCCAATTTAGGGCCAAGAAGGGAATAA